The Fimbriimonas ginsengisoli Gsoil 348 genome window below encodes:
- a CDS encoding beta-galactosidase, whose protein sequence is MKNHHNPNEARAFHSGDLPKSFPGPGELFVGTCYQPVDRTPKQIKADVAIMRGAGFNVVRIGDLSWDYFEPAEGKFDFKRCDQVFDEMQANGIKVILDIPGLPAPQWLHHKYPGVDLVSQNGVRLHAAERYMDNISDPDYRRLASRMADELTRHYAHHPALFALGYDNEIGNGFMSYSEADRRRFVTWLKERYGDIATLNKVWARQRWSRMYTTWDEVQLPYGDGPGAPEPFLDLHRYWSDVTVGTLMDLEKIRRKNVPDKPSISNLWDTSWRKGFDLLGTHRGYVSYGAMGFYPGEPVSSSFEALMMKGALPTPIWFNEFTAGGGGWFGSKGWSRMWAYMGLLNGVQGILAWTFNSHLGGEEQALFGLVNHDDTPSWKVSEFGEIAASFKKLAPLGFPRYPHPQVAIAYSFDNTTATRFTGPSNTIKQYLTTSYEDQAHNAFKPLFRENIDVAVINIGHEDLSSYKMVVVPGLYLMDQASADAIRKYVSKGGTVIMTAFSAKVDEHNQWFNTPLPGRLSDVFGLKTNEFYSWGEPTVELEGQQAKSSIKYFEVLEPSTAHVMAKFTSFGENPPAITVNKFGKGQAIYVATPAFPSIMDLLYKKIGPEIGIKPGPKTPDGVYARVVDDRILYVNSTGSDVDIPIEGKMKGLISGKTWTGVLHLGGFNADLLQKESAEK, encoded by the coding sequence ATGAAGAACCATCACAACCCGAACGAGGCTCGGGCTTTTCATTCGGGAGACCTCCCGAAGAGCTTCCCGGGTCCGGGGGAATTGTTTGTGGGTACGTGTTACCAGCCGGTCGATAGAACCCCCAAGCAGATCAAGGCGGATGTGGCGATCATGCGGGGCGCGGGGTTCAACGTCGTAAGAATCGGCGACTTGTCTTGGGACTACTTTGAGCCGGCGGAGGGGAAATTCGACTTCAAGCGGTGCGATCAGGTGTTCGACGAAATGCAGGCGAACGGGATCAAGGTCATCCTCGACATCCCGGGACTTCCCGCTCCTCAGTGGCTTCACCATAAGTATCCCGGCGTCGATCTCGTCAGCCAGAACGGGGTGAGGCTTCATGCGGCCGAGCGGTATATGGACAACATCAGCGATCCGGATTACCGGCGGCTGGCGAGCCGGATGGCCGACGAGCTGACGAGGCACTATGCCCACCATCCCGCGCTCTTCGCCCTGGGTTACGACAACGAGATTGGGAACGGCTTCATGTCGTACTCCGAGGCGGATCGCAGAAGGTTCGTTACGTGGCTCAAGGAGAGATACGGCGATATCGCGACCTTGAACAAGGTTTGGGCGAGGCAAAGGTGGTCCCGAATGTACACGACTTGGGACGAGGTGCAATTGCCGTACGGCGACGGCCCTGGCGCTCCCGAGCCGTTCTTGGACCTGCATCGGTATTGGTCCGACGTTACGGTCGGTACGTTGATGGATCTGGAGAAGATCAGGCGCAAGAACGTTCCGGACAAGCCATCCATTTCCAACCTTTGGGACACCTCTTGGCGCAAAGGGTTCGACCTATTGGGCACACATCGAGGCTACGTTTCCTATGGAGCGATGGGTTTCTATCCCGGCGAGCCCGTGAGCTCCAGCTTCGAAGCTTTGATGATGAAGGGAGCGCTGCCGACACCGATCTGGTTTAACGAATTTACGGCGGGAGGCGGAGGGTGGTTTGGCAGCAAAGGATGGTCGAGGATGTGGGCCTACATGGGCCTGCTAAACGGCGTCCAGGGAATCCTTGCTTGGACGTTCAATAGCCACCTCGGCGGAGAGGAGCAGGCACTTTTCGGACTCGTCAACCACGACGACACGCCGTCGTGGAAAGTTTCGGAGTTCGGTGAGATAGCCGCTTCGTTTAAGAAGCTTGCGCCGTTAGGATTCCCTCGCTACCCTCATCCGCAAGTTGCAATCGCTTATTCGTTCGACAACACGACGGCCACCCGATTCACGGGACCGTCTAATACGATCAAGCAATACCTTACGACTTCTTACGAAGACCAGGCTCACAACGCGTTCAAGCCGCTGTTCAGAGAGAACATCGATGTGGCCGTGATCAACATCGGCCATGAAGACCTCAGCTCCTATAAGATGGTGGTTGTGCCGGGTCTGTATCTCATGGATCAAGCGAGCGCGGATGCCATCCGGAAATATGTCTCGAAGGGCGGCACTGTGATCATGACGGCTTTCTCGGCCAAGGTCGACGAGCACAACCAATGGTTCAACACTCCGCTACCCGGTCGGCTAAGCGATGTCTTCGGACTCAAGACGAACGAGTTCTATAGTTGGGGAGAACCGACGGTCGAGTTAGAAGGCCAGCAGGCGAAGAGCTCGATCAAATACTTCGAAGTGCTGGAGCCGTCGACCGCCCACGTCATGGCGAAGTTCACGAGTTTTGGTGAAAATCCGCCCGCGATCACCGTGAACAAGTTCGGGAAAGGTCAAGCCATCTACGTCGCCACGCCGGCGTTCCCGTCCATCATGGACCTGCTCTACAAGAAAATCGGCCCCGAGATTGGAATCAAACCAGGCCCCAAGACGCCGGACGGTGTTTATGCGAGGGTGGTGGATGACCGGATCTTGTATGTTAACTCGACGGGTAGCGATGTAGATATTCCGATCGAGGGAAAGATGAAAGGGTTGATCTCCGGTAAGACTTGGACAGGGGTTCTGCACCTCGGCGGGTTCAACGCGGACTTGCTGCAGAAGGAGTCGGCCGAAAAGTGA
- a CDS encoding glycoside hydrolase family 5 protein — translation MFAKTTLLLGVILSACSAQAEHQKLDRTTALRLMSPGINFGNTLEAIPKETSWGNPEPNAAAFRAIRAAGFRSVRIPIAWTQYADTDNNIGAAWMKHVTDVVRMAEGADLFVVINIHWDGGWLQPTPQKREAATKKLCKFWKQIAANFGEFDQRLLFAGTNETGIEGQYGIPAPDNAEIQNSFNQAFVNTVRSTGGRNRDRFLVVQAYSTDIDSAMKFNTVMPTDTVKGRLMMEVHFYSPYNFTLNEKSDVWQWGANATDPKATDTWGNEAYVDGQFLKVKQAFVDKGVPVILGEYAVGLKPKFPGMRRYQKDWVAYVTRSAYRNGMVPMYWDIGAESGLFNRATGARQDSELIGSIVGAVKG, via the coding sequence ATGTTCGCCAAAACAACCCTGCTTCTCGGCGTGATTCTGTCGGCATGCTCTGCTCAGGCAGAGCATCAGAAACTGGATCGGACCACCGCCCTGCGCCTCATGTCTCCCGGTATCAACTTCGGCAACACGTTGGAAGCGATCCCGAAAGAAACATCTTGGGGCAATCCCGAACCGAACGCGGCCGCGTTTCGCGCCATTCGCGCGGCAGGATTTAGAAGCGTGCGGATTCCGATCGCCTGGACGCAATACGCGGATACGGACAACAACATTGGCGCGGCTTGGATGAAGCACGTCACCGACGTTGTTCGCATGGCCGAAGGCGCCGACTTGTTCGTCGTCATCAACATCCACTGGGATGGCGGCTGGTTACAGCCCACTCCGCAAAAGCGTGAGGCGGCGACCAAGAAGCTGTGTAAGTTCTGGAAGCAAATCGCCGCAAACTTCGGGGAGTTCGACCAACGCCTCTTGTTCGCCGGAACGAACGAGACGGGGATCGAGGGTCAGTACGGTATTCCCGCCCCGGATAACGCCGAGATTCAGAACAGCTTTAACCAGGCGTTCGTAAACACGGTTCGGTCGACGGGAGGTCGAAATCGCGACCGCTTCCTGGTCGTGCAGGCCTACAGCACGGACATCGATTCGGCTATGAAGTTCAATACGGTCATGCCGACGGATACAGTGAAGGGGCGGCTCATGATGGAGGTCCACTTCTATTCGCCGTATAACTTCACGCTGAACGAGAAGAGCGATGTGTGGCAGTGGGGCGCCAACGCGACGGATCCGAAGGCGACCGATACCTGGGGGAACGAGGCGTACGTCGACGGGCAGTTTCTAAAGGTAAAGCAGGCGTTTGTCGACAAGGGGGTGCCCGTCATTCTGGGTGAGTATGCGGTAGGGCTCAAGCCCAAATTCCCCGGGATGAGGCGATATCAGAAGGATTGGGTGGCCTACGTCACCCGGTCGGCGTACCGGAACGGGATGGTGCCGATGTACTGGGATATCGGCGCGGAGAGCGGACTCTTTAACCGCGCTACCGGCGCCAGGCAAGATTCGGAGTTGATTGGGTCGATCGTGGGGGCAGTGAAAGGATGA
- a CDS encoding GH39 family glycosyl hydrolase has product MRKYGLAGALSLCLVAGALGAQSGNRTRQIDIDVNAVQGPLGDVFRRCVGAGRANEGLRADWQRQLRQAKEACGFEYIRMHGLLTDDMGVYREERGKAVYNWQYIDELYDFLVDLKVRPFVELGFMPGGLASGNNTIFWWRGNVTPPKDYGKWSDLVAALTHHWIERYGLDEVKKWYFEVWNEPNLRGFWAADQKEYFHLYSVTANSIKGVNHDLRVGGPATAGAAWVPEFIRYCVDNKTPVDFITTHTYGVDVGYLDEFGGRGTVLSKNPESIIGDVKRVRKQIKESAIPSLPLHMTEWSSSYTPADPVHDSYVSAAYILEKLKGAIEDADSMSYWTFTDIFEEAGPRMTPFHGGFGLVNYQDIKKPAFRAYEYLNKLGPTRLRCADPNSLTATDSRGGVQALFWNFTNPIPDKVNNQQFFVTDVKPHSKGTAKLRFANLKPGAYRLVVYRVGYRINDPFADYLDLSRPSQLTRPQVAKIQQRNNGKPVHEESVRVGPGETLVREYPMRENDVYLVTVERRG; this is encoded by the coding sequence ATGAGAAAATACGGATTGGCAGGCGCGCTTTCGCTTTGCCTCGTCGCTGGAGCGCTTGGCGCTCAGTCGGGAAATCGCACACGTCAGATCGACATCGACGTTAACGCGGTGCAAGGTCCACTTGGGGATGTGTTCCGCCGGTGCGTAGGCGCCGGGCGGGCGAACGAAGGGCTCCGAGCGGATTGGCAGCGACAGCTCAGGCAGGCGAAGGAGGCGTGCGGCTTCGAGTACATCCGCATGCACGGGCTCCTGACCGACGACATGGGGGTGTACCGGGAGGAGCGCGGCAAGGCGGTCTATAACTGGCAGTACATCGACGAGCTTTACGACTTCTTGGTCGACCTAAAAGTAAGGCCGTTTGTGGAGCTCGGCTTTATGCCGGGCGGCTTGGCGAGCGGCAACAACACGATCTTCTGGTGGCGCGGCAACGTGACGCCGCCGAAGGATTACGGCAAGTGGTCCGACCTCGTCGCCGCCCTTACCCACCATTGGATCGAGCGCTACGGTCTGGACGAGGTCAAGAAGTGGTACTTCGAGGTCTGGAACGAGCCGAACCTCCGCGGATTTTGGGCCGCCGACCAGAAGGAGTATTTCCACCTGTACTCGGTGACGGCGAACTCGATCAAGGGGGTCAACCACGATCTGCGCGTCGGCGGCCCGGCGACGGCGGGAGCCGCGTGGGTGCCAGAGTTCATCCGGTATTGCGTGGACAACAAGACGCCGGTCGATTTCATTACGACCCACACGTATGGGGTCGACGTAGGGTATCTCGACGAGTTCGGCGGTCGCGGGACGGTGCTTAGCAAGAACCCCGAGTCGATCATCGGGGACGTGAAGCGGGTTCGCAAACAGATCAAGGAATCGGCGATCCCGTCGCTCCCGCTCCACATGACGGAGTGGAGCTCTTCGTACACCCCCGCCGACCCGGTGCACGACAGCTACGTGAGCGCTGCTTATATTCTGGAGAAGCTGAAGGGAGCAATTGAAGATGCCGACTCGATGTCTTACTGGACGTTCACCGATATCTTCGAAGAAGCCGGGCCGCGCATGACGCCGTTCCACGGCGGGTTCGGGCTGGTCAACTACCAGGACATAAAGAAACCGGCCTTTCGGGCTTACGAATATTTGAACAAGCTCGGCCCCACCCGACTCCGGTGCGCGGATCCCAATTCGCTGACCGCTACCGACTCGAGAGGTGGCGTGCAGGCGCTCTTCTGGAATTTCACGAACCCGATTCCGGATAAGGTGAACAACCAGCAGTTCTTCGTGACGGACGTCAAGCCTCATTCAAAAGGCACGGCCAAGTTACGCTTCGCGAACCTCAAGCCCGGGGCCTACCGCCTGGTCGTGTACCGCGTCGGCTACCGCATCAACGACCCGTTCGCCGATTACCTGGATCTGAGCCGTCCGAGCCAGCTCACCCGACCGCAGGTCGCCAAGATCCAGCAACGAAACAATGGCAAGCCGGTCCACGAGGAGTCGGTGAGGGTCGGCCCTGGGGAAACGCTCGTCAGGGAATATCCGATGCGGGAGAACGACGTGTATCTGGTGACGGTCGAGCGGCGAGGGTAG